A stretch of Rickettsia rickettsii DNA encodes these proteins:
- a CDS encoding NADH-quinone oxidoreductase subunit A, which yields MLQNLELLQEYLPIAIFFGIALLVSGLIMILPNLLSTKKYNKDKLEPYECGFEPFSDARSKFDICFYLVAILFIIFDLEIAFLVPWAISLNTIGQIGFFSMMFFLFVLIIGFIYEWKKGALDW from the coding sequence ATGCTACAAAACTTAGAACTTTTACAAGAATATCTACCGATTGCCATATTTTTCGGTATTGCGTTATTGGTTTCCGGTTTAATAATGATTCTACCTAACCTATTATCGACAAAAAAATATAATAAAGATAAGCTAGAACCTTATGAGTGCGGTTTTGAACCTTTTAGCGATGCAAGATCAAAATTTGACATATGTTTTTACTTAGTTGCTATTTTATTTATTATCTTTGATCTTGAAATTGCATTTTTAGTGCCTTGGGCTATTAGTCTTAATACGATAGGTCAAATAGGCTTTTTCTCAATGATGTTTTTCTTATTCGTACTTATTATCGGGTTCATATATGAATGGAAGAAAGGAGCTTTAGACTGGTAG
- a CDS encoding O-antigen ligase family protein, translating into MQYLISSLIFLIPSLGMLAGLSAAATVTIFLLISFLRGINRHCERLKGAWQSSNNVIPWLDHGIQKIKKDWIPLQAHGMTMLFTAWCFISCLFAIHLINSLATFTQVFILLFLGFAVSNSAPFQNRLQLKKALIFGILTAILLFFIEYSSNGFLTRIFKTSFGLYMLDRGCALLSITAWVAIIILLSNGKKRHTLMLYILVLYLLSISDSLASFLGFGIGGVIFILTRFMKPIFFKLIAISLITGSLLFPVIAKQIEPQDLSEKYLATQPSAAHRLFIWHFVANKIIEKPILGYGLASSKYIEAGDSEMIDYNGEKWHPLPLHPHNNILQITLELGIIGLILFLCLVYKYLKQISNLENKNFKAISYACFINYYIIGMISYNIWQIWWISSGIWVLVLMKLLVKPDIVIDN; encoded by the coding sequence ATGCAATATTTAATTTCAAGTTTAATATTTTTAATTCCAAGCCTTGGGATGCTGGCGGGCTTATCCGCTGCAGCTACTGTTACAATTTTTTTGCTTATATCATTCCTGCGAGGTATTAATCGTCATTGCGAGCGCCTGAAAGGAGCGTGGCAATCCAGTAACAATGTAATACCGTGGCTTGACCACGGTATCCAAAAAATAAAAAAAGACTGGATCCCACTACAAGCTCACGGTATGACAATGTTATTCACCGCTTGGTGCTTTATATCTTGTTTATTCGCAATTCATCTTATTAATAGCTTAGCTACTTTTACTCAAGTTTTTATACTCTTATTTCTTGGCTTTGCAGTTAGTAATTCTGCTCCTTTTCAAAATCGCTTACAGCTTAAAAAAGCCTTAATATTCGGAATTCTCACAGCAATATTATTATTCTTCATCGAATATTCTTCTAATGGATTTTTAACAAGAATATTCAAAACTAGTTTTGGCTTATATATGCTAGATCGTGGTTGTGCTTTACTTTCAATTACCGCTTGGGTAGCGATTATAATTTTACTTTCTAACGGTAAAAAACGACATACCTTAATGCTATATATATTAGTACTTTATTTACTAAGTATTTCCGATAGTTTGGCAAGTTTTTTAGGCTTCGGTATAGGAGGAGTAATATTTATTTTAACAAGATTTATGAAGCCGATATTTTTCAAATTAATCGCAATAAGTTTAATTACCGGCTCGTTACTATTTCCTGTGATAGCTAAACAAATAGAACCACAAGATTTATCTGAAAAATATTTAGCTACACAACCTTCCGCGGCTCATCGTTTATTTATTTGGCATTTCGTCGCAAACAAAATCATTGAAAAGCCGATTTTAGGCTATGGCTTAGCTTCTTCTAAATATATCGAAGCTGGTGATAGTGAAATGATCGATTACAATGGAGAAAAATGGCATCCTTTGCCGCTTCATCCTCATAATAATATATTACAAATTACTCTTGAACTCGGTATAATAGGTTTAATATTATTTTTATGCTTAGTTTATAAATATCTCAAACAAATTAGTAATCTCGAAAATAAAAATTTCAAGGCAATTTCCTATGCATGTTTTATAAATTACTATATTATCGGCATGATTTCATATAATATTTGGCAAATATGGTGGATATCAAGCGGTATTTGGGTACTAGTTTTAATGAAGCTACTAGTTAAACCTGATATTGTCATTGATAATTGA
- a CDS encoding DUF2155 domain-containing protein: protein MKLLKIIFIITICINFPIFAENLESVTTTEDIENDVFIPLDENHPILNPNDNINDSSEFKNYTNGKIIALNNITATSEEIDFKVGEEKYFGNIKIKLHKCIKNLDPYNEDNYLLMTITEYKIDEDPNLLFQGWMISSSISLSTFEHPIYEIFAKDCF, encoded by the coding sequence ATGAAATTACTAAAAATTATTTTTATCATTACTATATGCATTAATTTTCCTATATTCGCAGAAAATTTAGAGTCGGTTACTACAACCGAAGATATTGAAAATGACGTATTTATCCCTCTTGATGAAAATCATCCTATTTTAAATCCAAACGATAATATTAATGATAGTTCTGAGTTTAAAAATTATACAAATGGCAAAATTATTGCTCTAAATAACATTACTGCTACTTCTGAAGAGATAGATTTTAAAGTCGGGGAAGAAAAATATTTCGGTAATATAAAAATCAAATTGCACAAATGTATAAAAAACCTTGATCCATATAATGAAGATAATTATTTGTTGATGACCATAACGGAATATAAAATAGACGAAGATCCTAATTTACTCTTTCAAGGATGGATGATTTCTTCAAGCATTTCACTTTCAACGTTTGAACACCCAATCTACGAAATTTTTGCTAAAGATTGTTTTTAG
- the terL gene encoding phage terminase large subunit, protein MQKYYLVSLVRQKINYPELKNLTEKLAREYQPKFILIEDKASGQQLIQDIGFLGGNIRVIGIKPSCDKVTRFASVVPLLQSASVLIPKQSSIILKELLNFPHIKNDDIVDSVSQFLNCIKDKSFKYPARIRSLI, encoded by the coding sequence ATGCAGAAATATTATCTAGTATCATTAGTACGGCAAAAAATTAATTATCCTGAGCTTAAGAATTTGACGGAAAAATTAGCTAGAGAATATCAGCCAAAATTTATATTAATCGAAGATAAAGCAAGTGGTCAACAATTGATTCAAGATATAGGATTTTTAGGTGGTAATATTAGAGTGATAGGGATTAAGCCAAGCTGTGATAAAGTTACAAGATTCGCCTCGGTAGTTCCTTTATTGCAATCAGCTAGTGTTCTAATACCTAAACAATCAAGCATAATTTTAAAGGAATTACTGAATTTTCCCCATATTAAAAATGACGATATAGTAGATTCAGTTAGCCAGTTCTTGAATTGTATTAAGGATAAATCGTTTAAATATCCTGCAAGGATTCGGAGTTTAATATAA
- the xerD gene encoding site-specific tyrosine recombinase XerD, whose translation MEFIAQFLEMLLAERALSKNSILSYKRDLFDFQNYLAKHKLSELNITTENIRDWIEYLASNDLQARSINRKISTIKSYYEFLISENHTAFNPVLNVDLPKYQNKLPEILSIAQIKSLLEHCSQDNSPEGIRLNAMIHLLYASGLRVSELVSLKLADILTNKTSKGEVRKIFSVLGKGNKERVIVINEQAVISIAKYLAIRDVFVNKAKPRNLIYLFPSSALAGYMTRQNFAILLKSAALYAGLNPEYISPHILRHSFASHLLEGGADLRVIQELLGHADISTTQIYTHLQTNHLKKALLHHPLNKN comes from the coding sequence ATGGAATTTATTGCGCAATTCCTAGAAATGCTTTTAGCCGAGAGAGCATTGTCAAAAAATTCTATACTGAGCTATAAGCGTGACTTATTCGATTTTCAAAATTATCTTGCTAAACACAAATTATCCGAATTAAATATTACTACTGAGAATATTAGAGACTGGATTGAGTATCTAGCAAGTAATGATTTGCAAGCACGCTCAATCAACAGAAAAATCTCAACTATAAAAAGTTATTATGAATTTTTAATTAGCGAAAACCATACCGCGTTTAATCCGGTTCTTAACGTAGATTTGCCTAAATATCAAAATAAACTTCCCGAAATATTATCTATAGCTCAAATTAAATCGTTACTTGAACATTGCTCTCAAGATAATTCTCCTGAAGGTATCAGGCTTAATGCTATGATTCATTTGCTTTATGCTAGCGGTCTTAGAGTCTCGGAGCTTGTGAGTCTTAAGCTTGCTGATATTCTGACTAATAAAACGTCTAAAGGAGAAGTAAGAAAAATATTTTCGGTACTTGGTAAAGGTAATAAGGAAAGAGTCATAGTAATAAATGAACAGGCAGTTATCAGTATTGCTAAATATCTTGCAATTAGAGATGTTTTTGTGAATAAAGCTAAACCAAGAAATCTAATTTATTTATTTCCTTCATCAGCTTTAGCGGGTTATATGACTAGGCAAAATTTTGCTATTCTGTTAAAATCTGCTGCCCTTTATGCAGGACTTAACCCTGAGTATATTTCTCCGCATATATTACGTCACAGTTTTGCAAGTCATTTGCTTGAGGGCGGAGCAGACTTAAGAGTAATTCAAGAGCTGCTTGGTCACGCTGATATATCTACTACCCAAATATATACTCATCTTCAAACTAATCATCTCAAAAAAGCATTGTTGCATCATCCTCTCAATAAAAATTAA
- a CDS encoding DUF5410 family protein, which translates to MKLKDIMNSCISKPREIETEYTGLAQKQESGCNVYGGLGCKNQEVKFSNYYELLKKIQQGEITLEVLENLRKLKIDDKKSFLADAAEVISNNMLHELNATIMKHALDLVDSKDTAFLLRRTKEDSIFRDLIYLEAKENRFTVEIDKKGTLKINFPSVILKLYKLLIDHFYLKKFEEEALQQKLYKELFTDFNIPFEELIEKKELQQKLYQELLPDFNIPFEELNFFEHFIECLKGLYIKNSLARSIMSLFVSRDIKEHAVCEELLELDTFKKLFEAKMSLYGTSADSKLLVVDYVLNDVQGVYISNLASSNILDLVMHSQSHNETIESIEILGNSSEPV; encoded by the coding sequence ATGAAGCTAAAAGACATTATGAACTCTTGTATTAGTAAACCTAGAGAAATTGAAACAGAATATACTGGATTAGCTCAAAAGCAAGAATCAGGATGCAATGTTTATGGTGGGTTAGGATGTAAAAATCAAGAAGTAAAATTTAGCAACTATTATGAGTTACTTAAAAAAATTCAACAAGGTGAAATAACTTTAGAAGTTCTAGAAAATTTAAGGAAATTAAAAATAGATGATAAAAAATCTTTTCTAGCAGATGCAGCAGAGGTGATATCTAACAATATGTTACATGAGCTTAATGCAACAATAATGAAACATGCTTTAGATTTAGTTGATTCTAAAGATACAGCTTTTTTACTTCGTAGAACAAAAGAGGATAGTATATTTCGAGATCTAATATATTTAGAGGCAAAAGAAAACAGGTTTACTGTAGAAATTGATAAAAAAGGAACTTTGAAAATTAACTTTCCTAGTGTGATACTTAAGCTTTACAAGCTATTAATTGATCATTTCTATTTGAAAAAATTTGAGGAGGAGGCATTGCAGCAAAAATTATATAAAGAATTGTTCACTGATTTCAACATTCCTTTTGAAGAACTAATTGAAAAAAAGGAATTGCAGCAAAAATTATATCAAGAATTATTACCTGATTTCAACATTCCTTTTGAAGAACTAAATTTTTTTGAACATTTTATTGAATGCTTAAAAGGCTTGTATATTAAAAATAGTTTAGCACGAAGCATAATGAGTTTATTTGTAAGTAGAGATATTAAAGAACATGCTGTATGTGAAGAATTACTTGAATTAGATACATTTAAAAAATTATTTGAGGCAAAAATGTCATTATATGGAACTTCTGCTGATTCTAAATTATTAGTGGTTGATTATGTATTAAATGATGTACAAGGTGTTTATATTAGCAATTTAGCATCTTCAAATATTTTAGATTTAGTAATGCATAGTCAATCGCATAATGAAACAATAGAATCAATAGAAATTTTGGGTAATAGCTCAGAACCAGTATGA